TTCAGTTCGAAGCCCTGCGGCGTATTCATGAACGCATTGACAATCGTAATGAACACAGCCGACATGGATGAGCCGATCACGACTGGAATAAGCAGAAGCAGATGCTTCATTTGATTTTTGAAGCGATCCCATGTGTACAGGTAAATGCCGAGGAAAATCGCTTCAAAGAAGAAGGCGAACGTCTCCATGAACAGCGGCAGACTAATCACTTGTCCCGCCAGTTCCATAAAGCTTGGCCACAAAAGACTGAGCTGGAGCCCGATGGCAGTGCCTGTTACGACCCCGACAGCAACCGTGATGACGAATCCTCTCGCCCAGCGTCTTGCCAGCAGAATGTAATGCGGGTCCTGCTTTTTAATGCCGACCCATTGGGCAAGTGCGATCATGAGCGGAACTCCGACACCGATCGTTGCAAAGATGATGTGAAATGCCAGTGTTACTTCAGTTAATATACGGCTGTACAAAACTGGATCATACGTAAGCATATAGTATCCCTCTCCTTTTTATCGAAACAGTCGGCTGACGAGAGAAAGAAACATCACGAAAGCCACAGTTAGGGAAGCGATGACTAGGTATTTTTCTTGTTTTTTAATCAAGGGTATGCCTCCTTTATCCCTTTTCATTTACACATCAAGTATAGCTAACAAATAAGGGGTAATTGTGTGGGAAAGGTGGCAGCTTTGCGAAAGTTATGTTGCCAATATGTGAATGTTATTTTTGGTAATAAACAATATTGACACAGTGGAAAAAATGATGAATAATATACCTAAAGGGGTATATGGAAATAAAGGAGAGAAGAGAATGTCGAGTGTAATAAATGTAGTGGCCCAGCAATTGGTTGAAAAGCAGGAAAGAGGAGAAGATGTGCAGATCATCGATGTGCGTGAACCAGAAGAAGTGGCTGCGGGCATGATACCCGGTGCAAAGCACATTCGCTTGGCCGAGCTTCCGCAGCGCATGCATGAGATTGATCCGAACAAGGAGGCCATCATGGTATGCCGCAGTGGAAACCGAAGCGGCATGGCCTGTGAATATTTGATGGATCAAGGATATACGCAGGTGAAGAACCTGCTGGGTGGAATGAACGGATGGACAGGAAAGGTAGTACGTTAAATAATAAAAAGCGGACCCGTGATTAAATCACGGGTCCGCTTTTTATTATTTATTGATTGTCTTGAGGTAATTTCTGTTTGCTCCACTCACTAAATCCCCCGGCTAAATTTATAACATTTGTGAAGCCGTGCGCTTGAAGCAGACTGGTCGCAATAGCGGACCTAGCACCGGACTGGCAGTGCAGCAGGATTGTTTTGTCCACAGGCAGCTCATCCATTCGCTTAGGCAGGTATCCGAGCATAATATGCTGAGCCTGTGGAATATGTCCGCTCTCCCATTCGCTTTGATTGCGTACATCGAGCACGTGAACATCTCCTTGCTGTACGCGTTCAGCCATCTCTTCCGGCGTTTTCTCTTCATACGATTGCAATTCTTTATACTCTCGCAGCACGGTTGGGCGAATGAAGCCAGCAATACGATCAAGACCGATGGAATACAGATCGGTTAACAGGCTGTCATGAACATCGGAATCAGCGATGACATATATATCCTGATCATACGGCAGGAGCCATCCCGCCCAATTCGTAAAGGAGCGGTTATATGGAATATTGATGGTACCCGGTATGTGAGCCGTAGCGAATTCATGCGCTGAACGCACGTCAAGAAGCACCGCCTGCCCGTCCATCCGCTCGGTGAGAAACGGCTTGGATGCCTCCACTTCCTCCGGCCGCTTCAGTTCGGATAGCAGTGTGGGGCCTTCCTTGTTCACATGCTTCATGACTGAAAAATAAGCGGGCGTTTCTGGCTGTCCTTCTAACAGTGTCTGCACGAACGCATTCTCATCCTCGATGGAGAAGGAGTGGTTAAAGCGTTTTTCATATCCGATTGTAGTAGAAGGAATAGCGCCGAGTGCTTTACCGCATGCGCTGCCGGCTCCATGCCCAGGCCATACCTGCATGTAATCGGGAAGCTCCTTAATACGCTGCACGGAAGCAAACATCTGCTGTGCTCCTTCCTTTGCCGCGCCGGATTGACCTACCGCTGTTTCCAGCAGATCGGGACGTCCAACATCGCCGACAAACACAAAATCTCCGGTGAATATACCGATCGGTTCACTTGCTCCGCCGTCTGTCAAAATGTAAGAAAGATGCTCCGGTGTATGACCAGGAGTATGCACCGCTTGAAATGTCAGGTTGCCTATATGAAACGTATCGTTGTTCTTGAGTAGTGTGTGCTTTTCCTCATGAATGTAAGCATATGAAGCATCGCCTTCTCCTGATAAGTACAGCATGGTATTATACCGCTTGCCGAGTTCGCGGGCGCCTGAGACGAAGTCGGCATGAATATGGGTTTCTGCTGCGGCTGTCAGTGTAAGCCCTTCTTCTTTTGCCGCCTCTAAGTAAGGTGTTAGATCTCGTCCTGGATCAATCACGATGGCCTCGCCTGTTGCTTGACAGCCTATAAGATAGGATGCATGAGAAAGTTTTGGATTATAGAAATACCGTAGAAGCAAAACGAATTCCTCCTTTGTATGCGTGTCTGCTATTTTGATGTGCTATTCCTTCTTACCACATCCAGAAAAGTTTTATACATATACAGGTATAGGTTATAGGAGAAGTGGTTGTATATCGAATGGTTTGACAGAAATAAAAAAAGTGGTACAGGGTACTGTAGTATGTTTTGCGGGGAGTCAAAAAGACCAGGAAATGAGTAGCGAAGAAAAAAAGTAAGTCATTGTAAGTATAATCGATAGAATTTTAAAATGATTATAAATTGTATGGTAGCATGTAGGACAAAGCATAAGGAGGAAGATGCCAGTGTACAAACGATGCCTGCTGCTTTTTGTTCTTGCTGTATTGACATTGGTAGGATGCTCAAATGATAGTACCACTCGACCGGTCGGAGAGGTGAAAAAGAATAGCAGTTCTCCAAGGGCCGGGGGAGAACTTGTGATTAGTGATGCAACCGATGCCGATACGCTTGATCCTCATAAAGCGACATCAGCCGCTTCGATGCGGTATATCGAAAATATGTACAGTACATTGCTGCGTTATAAAAAAGGTACATATGAGGAGTTGGAAGGGGATCTTGCAACGAATTATGTAGTATCCGACGACGGTAAGACTTATACATTTACCCTTCAGCCTGCTGCAAAATTCCATGATGGCAGCCCCCTGACTTCCCGCGATGTTATCTATTCCATTGAGCGCATTCGTCAAGAAAAAGTGCGTGCGCCGCAATTTGCTGCGGTGAAAAGCATTGAGGCTTTGGATGATCATACCGTACGTTTTCATCTAAAGGAGCCTGTAGCCCCCTTTTTAACCTTCCTTGCATATCCAATGAATGCGATTGTAAATCAAAAGGTAGTTGAGCAGCATGGCGGAAGCATTGATCGTGTCGATGCGGGAAGCGGGCCGTTCAAGCTAGTGGAGTGGAAGAAGAATCAACGGCTTGTGCTTGAGAAATTTTCCGAGTATTTCGTACAGGGACGACCCTATCTTGACCGGGTGATCTGGCGTCCGATTCCTGATGATACGTCAAGGACGACCGCGATGCGCAACAGGGAGATTGATGTAATGCTGCAGACCACACTGCGTGATATTCGTAAGTTTCATAACAATGTAGGCACAGAAATGAAGTCGGTTACGGGTACATTCTGGGAATATGTTGGCCTTAATACATCGAAGGGGCCGCTGGCCAACCGAAAAGTTCGGCAGGCGATTGCCTGGGCTGTTGATCGGGATGCCATTAATAAAGTGGTCAAGTTCGGCAAAGCCGATGTATTGCGCGGCGGTCCGCTTCCGAAGAGCCACTGGGCTTACTCGGGTGTCAATGTATATCCAAAGCGTGATGTAGAAAAGGCGAAGCAGCTATTGCGGGAAGCAGGGTATGCGGACGGATTTGATGTCACATTGAAAGTCAGCCCAAAAAAGGAGCAGACAGATGCAGCACAGATGGTGAAACAGGAGCTTCAGGAGGTCGGCATCCGAGTAAAGGTGCTGGTGCAGGAACCTAGCGTGTTCTTTGATGCGATAGGCAAGAAAGACTTTGAGATGGCAGTAGTAGGATGGGTTGGTTTTGTAGATCCTGACGAGTTTTTTTATAACATTTTTCATACGGGAGAACAGTGGAATCAACAGGCATACTCTAATCCAAAGGTAGATGCGCTGCTTGAGCGAGGGCGTACTGTCATGAATAAGAAAGAGAGAAAGGACGTATATGCCAAAGCGGAACGTATGATTGCTGAAGATGCGCCGATGGTATTCCTGTATATGAATCCGCAAACCACGGTATATACAAACCGGGTCCATGACTTTGACGTACATCCGACCGTCAGCACCATCTCACTACGGGATACATGGGTGGATCGGGATAACTGATTCTTTTATAAGCAGAGGACGAACATGGAGGTGACGCGGATATGGGAATGTATATTGTTAAGCGTGTGCTTATCGCCATTCCTGTGATGTTTGGTATTTCATTACTTTCCTTTTTTCTTATTCGTCTGGTGCCGGGAGATACAGTAACAGCGATGCTTGGAGCAAGCTATAGCGAAGAGCAGGCGGCTGCGCTTCGTGCCGAACATGGATTGGATAAGCCGCTGATTGTGCAGTATGGTATTTGGATCGGTCGCGTACTTACAGGGGATTTCGGAGAATCTTCGTTTACGGGGGAGCCGGTGCTGTATGTGATTTTAGAGCGGCTGCCAGTCACGCTTGAATTAACCGTTTTAAGCCTTGCACTTGCCGTGCTGATCGCAATTCCTTTGGGTGCGCTGGCAGCGGTCAAGCGCAACAGCCGCTTTGATTATGGAGCGACGCTTTTTGGGATGCTGGGAGTGTCAATCCCCCGGTTCTGGCTTAGTATTCTGCTCATTTTATTTGTTTCTTTAAAGCTCGGTTGGCTGCCGTCGGGAGGATTTGTCAGCTTCACAGAAAGTCCTATTGATAATCTGCGTGGGATGGTGATGCCCGTCGTGGCGATGGGTGTATCGGTGTCCGCGGTTATTATGCGTATGACGCGGTCCTCGATGCTTGAGGTTATTGGGGCCGAGTATATCAAAATGGGAAGAGCCAAAGGGGTACCTCGCACACGGCTCATCTGGCGCCATGCACTGAAGAATGCATTGATACCCGTAGTGACCATCATCGGTATTCAAGCAGGCTATTTGCTGGGTGGAACGGTTGTAATTGAACAGATTTTTTCTCTGCCAGGCATTGGTCTATTAGCGCTTGAAGCCATTACGAATCGGGATTACGCCTTATTGCAGGGAACCATTTTATTTATCGCCTGTGCATTCGTACTCGTAAATCTGCTTGTTGATATTGTCTATAGCTGGATCAATCCGAAAATTCGCTACTAGAGTGGGGAGGCGGGTGCTTTATGAAAGATGTGTGGTTTCGCTTCTATCAGAACAAGCTGGCCTTTGCCGGTTTGCTTGTGTTTATTGGATATCTTATGCTGGCCGTTCTTGGGCCGTATATTGCGCCGTATGACCCGTTTAAAATGCAGCCGAATGATATGCTGCAGGGGCCAAGCACAGCCCATCTTTTCGGTACGGACCAATTTGGACGGGATATTCTAAGCCGGGTCATATACGGCTCACAAATTTCACTGAAGGTAGGTCTCATCTCTGTTAGTATTTCTCTTGTAATCGGTGTAGCAATGGGAGTACTAGCAGCCTATTATGGGGGCTGGATTGATTCGGTTATTTCAAGAATGACCGATGTATTGTTTTCGTTTCCAGATATTCTGCTTGCGCTTGCCTTGATGGCTGTACTTGGGCCAAGCTTAACAAATGTGATGCTTGCAATTGGCATTGTCTATATTCCGATTTTTGCACGGATTGCCCGCGGTTCTGTCCTTACAATCCGAGATGCGCTCTATATTGATGCGGCACGCTCCATCGGAGTAAATAGCTTTACCATTATGCGGCGTCATGTGCTGCCTAATGTGCTAGCCCCTATCATTGTACAGGCAACCCTTTCCTTTGCCTTTGCGATTTTGACAGAAGCCGCACTCAGCTTTCTTGGGCTTGGGGTTGAGCCGGATACGCCATCATGGGGCATTATGCTTAATGAGGGGATCGATTATATGGAGATGGCCTGGTGGATCGCTGTGTTCCCTGGATTAGCGATTACGCTGGCTGTGCTGATTTTGAATGTGCTTGGTGATGGCCTGCGCGATGCGCTAGATCCAAGTCTTAGAGAAGATGCTTCATAAGAGAGGAGATACGTGATGACGGAAACGATACTAGAAGTCGAGGATTTGACGTGCCGCTTTCATACTCCAAAAGGCATCGTAGAAGCGGTGGGCGGTGTGAGCTTTCGTGTGCATCGCGGCGAGATCATGGCGCTAGTCGGTGAGTCGGGCTGTGGCAAAAGCGTGACATCACAGGCAATTATGCGCCTAATCGGTGACCGGAAGCATGAGGAGATTGGCGGGAGTGTGCGTTTTAAGGGGGCAAATCTGCTTGAGTTGAGCGAAGCGGAGATGCAGATACTTCGCGGCGATCGAATCGCGATGATCCTTCAAGATCCGATGACTTCGCTAAATCCAGCCTATCGGATTGGTGAACAAGTGGCCGAAGTTCCGCGCATTCATCAAAAAAAAGATAAAAAAGAAGCCTGGTCCATTGCAGTCGAAATGCTGCGCAGCGTGAAGATTCCCGCACCGGAAGAGCGGGCGCGGGATTATCCTCATCAGTTCAGCGGCGGCATGCGACAGCGCAGCATTATCGGTATGGCGCTGGCTTCAAAGCCTGATTTATTGATTGCTGATGAGCCGACAACAGCACTTGATGTTACAATTCAAGCGCAGATACTTGATTTGATTCAGGATATGAGGAAGAAGACGGGAGCAGCGGTCGTGCTTATCACGCATGATCTAGGTGTAGTAGCAGAGGTGTGCGATTCGGTTGCTGTCATGTATGCTGGTCGTATTGTAGAACAGGCTCCGGTAAGAGAGTTGTTTGCTTCTCCGCGTCATCCGTATACGAAAGGACTGCTCGCTTCGCTTCCGAAGCCTGGAAGCAGAGAGAGGCTCAAGCCCATTGCGGGTCAGCCACCCAACCTGCATGATTTGCCGTCAGGTTGTGTATTCGCCCCGCGCTGCCCACATGCTGAATCGGTATGTACGACAAAGATGCCCCCGCTTGAGGAGACAAAAGCTACCCACCGAGTTGCCTGCTGGCTAGAGGAGAGGATTAATCATGACCAATGATGAGCTAATTAGAGTAGATGGATTGCAGAAGCACTTCGCTATGTCACAAAATACGCTATCTCGTCTTCTATCCAAGGAGAAGTCAACCGTAAAGGCAGTGGACGGCCTGTCGTTTTATGTTCACAAAGGCGAAACGCTCGGTATCGTAGGGGAATCCGGCTGTGGGAAGTCGACAATGGGCCGACTGTTGCTTCGTTTGCTGGAACCGACCGCTGGCCGCATTTTTTTCAACGGCGAAGATATCACACGTATAAAGGGGCGGGAGCTTAATCGGCGACGAAAGCATTTTCAAATGGTGTTTCAAGATCCGTATGCATCGCTTAATCCACGCATGACGATCCAACGCATTATGGAAGAACCGATGGAAACACACAGCTTGTATCAAGGTGAGCGCGACCACAAAGTACAAGAACTGCTTGAAGCGGTAGGCCTCCCTGCATCATATAGAAGCCGGTATCCGCATGAGTTCTCTGGCGGACAAAGGCAGCGTATCGGCATTGCGCGCGCGCTTGCGGTAGAGCCTGAATTTATTATTGCCGATGAGCCTGTAGCTGCGCTTGATGTATCCATTCAAGCGCAAATTTTAAACTTATTTGCGGATTTGCAAAAGGAGCGGGGATTGACGTATTTATTTATTGCACATGATTTAAGTGTTGTTCAGTATATCAGCACACGCGTCGGAGTGATGTATCTTGGGGGGCTGGTTGAGCTTGCGCCAAGCGATGTGTTGTATGATCGTCCCCTGCATCCGTATACGCAGGCGCTTCTCTCAGCAATTCCTATTCCAGATCCTACTGTTCGCAGAGAGAGAATTACACTGCATGGTGAGATGCCAAGCCCTATGAATCCTCCACAGGGCTGCCGCTTCCATACACGTTGTCCCATTGCCATGGAGGAGTGCAGGCAGAAGACACCGGTGTTTCGTGAAGTGGAGCCGAATCATTTCGTAGCTTGTCACGTAGTCTAAGGTGATGTATCCATCAGCAAGCTGTTCTCTTTTTGCTGATGGATATTTTTTTTGAAAAAGATAAATTTGAATAATATGAAATATAGGAAAATATACCCTCTACTTTTTCCTTATTGAAATTATGTTTCCCATGGTAAAAAATATAGGTGAGGGTAAATTTTTTTACGGTTAGATTTGCCTTGGGTAAAAAAAATTAAATTAAAGAAAAAAAGTAACGTTAGAGCAAGTCGGAAATAAAGTAGAAGGAGTGAGGAGGAGAATAATGAGAGTGAATCGATTATTTGTACTCAGTATGTTCTTTGCATGTATGTTTACAGTGGTGGCAGGCTGTTCATCAACAGCTAAGCCTACAACACAGGGAGCGGCACAAAGCACAGAGGGAAAAGTGAACGTGGTAGCAACCATCGGGATGATTGGAGACATTGCAAAAAATGTCGGGGGAGAACATGTACAGGTTAATGGATTGATGGGACCGGGAGTGGACCCACATCTGTATAAAGCCACCCAAGGTGACATTGCAAAGCTTGAAAAAGCGGACGTGATTTTTTATAACGGTCTGAATTTGGAAGGGAAGATGTCGGATATTTTTGTCCGTATGGCCAAACAAAAACCGGCCATTGCCGTCTCGGAAAGCATTGACGAAGCGGTGCTTCGCGAGCCGCCAGAGTTTCAGGGACATTATGATCCGCATATTTGGTTTGATGTAAAACTGTGGATGAAAGCGGTAGAACGGGTGCGAGACGGATTGATTGAAGTCGATGCGGAACATAAGGCAGACTATGAAAAAAACGCAGCTTCCTATCTAAAAAAGCTTGAAGAGCTTGATGCTTATGCGCGTACTCAGCTTGCTTCTATTCCTAAGGAATCGCGTGTGCTCGTTACCGCGCATGATGCCTTTGGCTATATGGGGGATGCTTACGGCATGCAGGTAATGGGGCTTCAGGGCATTAGTACGGATGCGGAATATGGGCTAAAAGATGTCCAAAACCTTGTGAATCTGCTTGTTAAGAAGAAGATCAAAGCGGTGTTTATTGAATCGAGCGTATCGCCGCAAGCCATCAAGGCTGTTGTGCAGGGAGCAAAAGAAAAAGGTCATGAAATTACGATCGGGGGAGAATTATTTTCCGATGCGATGGGTGAAGAAGGAACGCCGGAAGGCACCTATATCGGCATGGTACGCCACAATGTGGATACGATTGTAAAAGCGCTTAAATAGCAGGGAGGACTCCATTATGGTATCGGCCTTATCGGTTGAAAATATGACCGTCGCCTATCACAAAAAACCGGTGCTGCAAAGTGTCAGCTTCGCAGCACCGGAAGGCAAACTCATTGGGATCATAGGACCCAACGGGGCAGGGAAATCAACATTAATGAAAGGCATGCTAGGTTTGGTTCCGCTTGTCTCGGGCAGTGTAAGCATCTATGGGAAGTCGTACAAAACACAGCGAAAGATGATTGGATATGTGCCGCAGCGCGAGTCGGTTGATTGGGATTTTCCAACGAATGCGCT
This window of the Aneurinibacillus sp. REN35 genome carries:
- a CDS encoding rhodanese-like domain-containing protein, which encodes MSSVINVVAQQLVEKQERGEDVQIIDVREPEEVAAGMIPGAKHIRLAELPQRMHEIDPNKEAIMVCRSGNRSGMACEYLMDQGYTQVKNLLGGMNGWTGKVVR
- a CDS encoding MBL fold metallo-hydrolase, which encodes MLLRYFYNPKLSHASYLIGCQATGEAIVIDPGRDLTPYLEAAKEEGLTLTAAAETHIHADFVSGARELGKRYNTMLYLSGEGDASYAYIHEEKHTLLKNNDTFHIGNLTFQAVHTPGHTPEHLSYILTDGGASEPIGIFTGDFVFVGDVGRPDLLETAVGQSGAAKEGAQQMFASVQRIKELPDYMQVWPGHGAGSACGKALGAIPSTTIGYEKRFNHSFSIEDENAFVQTLLEGQPETPAYFSVMKHVNKEGPTLLSELKRPEEVEASKPFLTERMDGQAVLLDVRSAHEFATAHIPGTINIPYNRSFTNWAGWLLPYDQDIYVIADSDVHDSLLTDLYSIGLDRIAGFIRPTVLREYKELQSYEEKTPEEMAERVQQGDVHVLDVRNQSEWESGHIPQAQHIMLGYLPKRMDELPVDKTILLHCQSGARSAIATSLLQAHGFTNVINLAGGFSEWSKQKLPQDNQ
- a CDS encoding ABC transporter substrate-binding protein, which produces MYKRCLLLFVLAVLTLVGCSNDSTTRPVGEVKKNSSSPRAGGELVISDATDADTLDPHKATSAASMRYIENMYSTLLRYKKGTYEELEGDLATNYVVSDDGKTYTFTLQPAAKFHDGSPLTSRDVIYSIERIRQEKVRAPQFAAVKSIEALDDHTVRFHLKEPVAPFLTFLAYPMNAIVNQKVVEQHGGSIDRVDAGSGPFKLVEWKKNQRLVLEKFSEYFVQGRPYLDRVIWRPIPDDTSRTTAMRNREIDVMLQTTLRDIRKFHNNVGTEMKSVTGTFWEYVGLNTSKGPLANRKVRQAIAWAVDRDAINKVVKFGKADVLRGGPLPKSHWAYSGVNVYPKRDVEKAKQLLREAGYADGFDVTLKVSPKKEQTDAAQMVKQELQEVGIRVKVLVQEPSVFFDAIGKKDFEMAVVGWVGFVDPDEFFYNIFHTGEQWNQQAYSNPKVDALLERGRTVMNKKERKDVYAKAERMIAEDAPMVFLYMNPQTTVYTNRVHDFDVHPTVSTISLRDTWVDRDN
- a CDS encoding ABC transporter permease, with the protein product MGMYIVKRVLIAIPVMFGISLLSFFLIRLVPGDTVTAMLGASYSEEQAAALRAEHGLDKPLIVQYGIWIGRVLTGDFGESSFTGEPVLYVILERLPVTLELTVLSLALAVLIAIPLGALAAVKRNSRFDYGATLFGMLGVSIPRFWLSILLILFVSLKLGWLPSGGFVSFTESPIDNLRGMVMPVVAMGVSVSAVIMRMTRSSMLEVIGAEYIKMGRAKGVPRTRLIWRHALKNALIPVVTIIGIQAGYLLGGTVVIEQIFSLPGIGLLALEAITNRDYALLQGTILFIACAFVLVNLLVDIVYSWINPKIRY
- a CDS encoding ABC transporter permease; this translates as MKDVWFRFYQNKLAFAGLLVFIGYLMLAVLGPYIAPYDPFKMQPNDMLQGPSTAHLFGTDQFGRDILSRVIYGSQISLKVGLISVSISLVIGVAMGVLAAYYGGWIDSVISRMTDVLFSFPDILLALALMAVLGPSLTNVMLAIGIVYIPIFARIARGSVLTIRDALYIDAARSIGVNSFTIMRRHVLPNVLAPIIVQATLSFAFAILTEAALSFLGLGVEPDTPSWGIMLNEGIDYMEMAWWIAVFPGLAITLAVLILNVLGDGLRDALDPSLREDAS
- a CDS encoding ABC transporter ATP-binding protein; the protein is MTETILEVEDLTCRFHTPKGIVEAVGGVSFRVHRGEIMALVGESGCGKSVTSQAIMRLIGDRKHEEIGGSVRFKGANLLELSEAEMQILRGDRIAMILQDPMTSLNPAYRIGEQVAEVPRIHQKKDKKEAWSIAVEMLRSVKIPAPEERARDYPHQFSGGMRQRSIIGMALASKPDLLIADEPTTALDVTIQAQILDLIQDMRKKTGAAVVLITHDLGVVAEVCDSVAVMYAGRIVEQAPVRELFASPRHPYTKGLLASLPKPGSRERLKPIAGQPPNLHDLPSGCVFAPRCPHAESVCTTKMPPLEETKATHRVACWLEERINHDQ
- a CDS encoding ABC transporter ATP-binding protein, giving the protein MTNDELIRVDGLQKHFAMSQNTLSRLLSKEKSTVKAVDGLSFYVHKGETLGIVGESGCGKSTMGRLLLRLLEPTAGRIFFNGEDITRIKGRELNRRRKHFQMVFQDPYASLNPRMTIQRIMEEPMETHSLYQGERDHKVQELLEAVGLPASYRSRYPHEFSGGQRQRIGIARALAVEPEFIIADEPVAALDVSIQAQILNLFADLQKERGLTYLFIAHDLSVVQYISTRVGVMYLGGLVELAPSDVLYDRPLHPYTQALLSAIPIPDPTVRRERITLHGEMPSPMNPPQGCRFHTRCPIAMEECRQKTPVFREVEPNHFVACHVV
- a CDS encoding metal ABC transporter solute-binding protein, Zn/Mn family codes for the protein MRVNRLFVLSMFFACMFTVVAGCSSTAKPTTQGAAQSTEGKVNVVATIGMIGDIAKNVGGEHVQVNGLMGPGVDPHLYKATQGDIAKLEKADVIFYNGLNLEGKMSDIFVRMAKQKPAIAVSESIDEAVLREPPEFQGHYDPHIWFDVKLWMKAVERVRDGLIEVDAEHKADYEKNAASYLKKLEELDAYARTQLASIPKESRVLVTAHDAFGYMGDAYGMQVMGLQGISTDAEYGLKDVQNLVNLLVKKKIKAVFIESSVSPQAIKAVVQGAKEKGHEITIGGELFSDAMGEEGTPEGTYIGMVRHNVDTIVKALK